Within Saccharomonospora cyanea NA-134, the genomic segment TCCGTGTCATCGTCGTTCTCCGTTCCGATGTCGGCGCCGCTTGACTTTTCCGCCGGTCACGGCGCACGGTCTAAAGGCACGCCACGCGTCCTTCCCGAGCAACCTCGGCCATGTACCTTTCGCTGCACACAGTGCGACAACTCTTGTCCGTTGTAGACGCCATCGCCGGGATCACCGACCCGCAGCGTTTCCCCGAGTCATGCCTGCACTCGATGTGCGACCTCCTCGCGTCCGATTCCGTCACCTACCACGTGAAAGACCTCCACACGGGGAAGGCCCACCACGTCGAGTTCCGGCGCCTGTCCGGGCCGCCGGAGAACGGATTCCGCCCCCACCGCGTCACGCTGTCGGTCGAACCCTTCCCGACCCTGCACGCCACCGTGGTCTTCTCACGCCACGCACGCCCCTTCTCCGATGTCGAACACGACGTGTGCGAGCTGCTGCGCGAACCGATCGCGTCGATGCTGCGGCGTGTCCGTTCCGATCACCTCGTCGACCCGGCTCTGCGGGACGGCGAGCTGACCCTGCGTGAGCAGGAGATCGTGCGCCTCGTGGCGCTGGGGAGAACGAACGTCGCGATCGCCCACGAACTCGCGCTCAGCCCGCGCACGGTCGCCAAACACCTGGAACACGTCTACCGCAAACTCCGGGTCGACGGCCGGACAGCGGCGGTCGCCCGCGTACTGGGCTGACCACCACCGTCCGGCATCCTCTTCGTCAGCGCCGGAGTTCGTACACCCGGTTGAAGTCCGTGGCCACCGCCTCACGCGCGACGCCGAAACCCGCTTCACGGGCGAGTGCGCACGTCCTCGCCGGACCCGCCTGGTTGCCGAGGCCGTAGGCCGGTTCCGCCGACAACCCGCTCGGCAGGCAGATCCAGGCCGACGCGCCCGCCAGCAACCGCCCCAGCGGGTTCAGCGTCTCCTCGATGCTGTCCCAGCTCATCGGCTCGACGAGCATCACCGTGCCGTCGTCGGCGAGCGCGGAGGATGCCGCTCGCAGCGCTCCCACGGGATCGGGCATGTCGTGCAGGCAGTCGAAGAAGGTGATGAAGTCGAAGCTGCCGTCGAGATCGGCCGCCCCCATCGTGCGGAACGAGACCCGGTCGGCGACGCCCGCGTCCGCCGCGCGGTGCTGCGCCAGCACGATGGAAGGTCCGTGGTAGTCGACACCCACGAACGTGCTGTTCGGGTACTCCTTCGCCATGATGATCGTCGACGCGCCGAGCCCGCAGCCGACGTCCGCCACGCGCGCACCGGTCCGCAACTTGTCCTCGACGCCGGTCAACGCCGGGATCCACGTCGACGTCAGGTTCGCCAGGTAGCTCGGCCGGAAGAACCGCTCCGTGCCGAGGAAGAGATCCTCGTGGTGCTCGTGCCAGCCCACTCCCTCGCCCGTGCGGAACGCCTCGGTGAGCCGGTCGAGGATCCGGGTGGCCGCGGTGAGGTTCTGGAAGGCACCCGCGACGTAGGCGGGGCTCTCCGGGTTGGTGAACGCCTCAGCCTGCTCGGGCGACATACGGTAGCGCGCCTGGGCAGGGTCCGACGAGCCGTCGGTGCTCCCGTCGTGGGTGACGTAGCCGGTCGTGGCCATGGCGAGCAGCCACTCCTGAACGTAGCGTGCGTCGAGTCCGGTGCGCTCGGCGAGCTGGCCGGCGTTCATCGGGCCGCCTTTCGCCAGTGCTGTGAACAGTCCCAACCGGTCACCGATGAGTGCGAGTGGCACGGTCATCGCCGCGCCCACGTCGGTGACCACCTGATGCAGTAGCTCCTCCAGGCGTTCGGCGTCGACGGCTGAGGTGTCGGTCGTGGTCATGGGCGTCTCCCTTCCGTGCTGTTCACCAGCACACGCTCCGGGTGACGTCCTCGTCCATACGCACAGCGCGCACGCCGTGGTTGGCCGAACCCGTCCGGGGTACGCCGCACACCGAGCCACGGCCTTTCGTTCACCCACCCGAGAGGATTCCGACATGGACCGCGTCGCCACCTGCCTGTGGTTCTCCACCGACGTGGAGGAAGCCGTCCGTTTCTACGGCACGGTCTTTCCCGACCTGCGCGTCGAGGACGTCTCTCGTAACCCCGACGGCTCGGCCCTCGTCGTGGAGTTCGAGCTGCGAGGCCAGCGCTACCTGGCGTTGAGCGGAGGTCCTCAATACAGGCTGTCGCCCGCCGTGTCGATCTACGTCCCCTGCGCCGACCAGGCCGAGGTCGACCGGCTGTGGGCCGCCCTGACCGACGGCGGCACCGAGCTGCGGTGCGGCTGGCTCACCGACGCCTACGGCCTCACCTGGCAGGTCGTCCCCGAGGAGCTGCCGCGCCTGCTCACCGATCCGGACCCCGCCAAGGCCGAACGTGCGCAGGAGGCCCTGCGACCCATGCAGAAGATCGACATCGCCGTGATCCGCGACGCGGTCGCCTCGGTGTGACGGCGGGTCTCAGCCTTCCGCGACCACCCGGCGCATCGCGGGAAACTCGTCGCGGGAGAGTTCGACGATGCGTCGCAGCGCGGTCGGAGGGTCGTGCAACACCAGTCGGCGCGGTGCGATGCGTTCGGCGAGCTCGGCGAGGGCGTGCACGCCTCCCACGTCGATGAAGTCGAGTTCGTCGAGCTTGATGTGCAGGTCACCACGCACGGGCAGGGCGTCGAGCGCGATTCCGAACACCTCACGGGAGGCGAGGTCGAGTTCGCCGTGCACACGCCACGTTTCGATGTCCTTGGGGTCGGCGTACAGGCCCGAGCCCGCCCCGAACGTCGAACGCTGTCTCAACGGGTGCACGAAGGCGAGCGCCGCCGCAGCACGGTGGTCGACGTAGCGGCCGTCGTAGCCGCACAGCAACACCACCGGGGTCCGCGCGACCAGTTCGTCCATGACCAACTCGGACTGCACGAACCGCACGGCGTCGGCTCTGCCCTGGATGGGGTGTGCGGATTCGGCGGCGAGTCGCAGTCGCTCGTACCCGGCCGCGACGGCATCGTCCGCCGCGCGGCGCACGGTGTCCATCTGATCGGCGAGGAGCTGCTCGCCCGCCATCCCCCGGGCCGGCCCCATGGACATCAGGGTCAGCTGCCCGGTGCGCGACAACTCGTCGCGGTCGGGCAGCCTTTCCAAGTCCTCGGTCAGTTCCTCCAGGCTCTTGTCGGAGATGTAGAGCAGTGCTTCCCGGCGCGCGACGCCCTCGGCGAAGAACGGCACGAGCACTTCGCGCCAACTCTGGGGGCCCGCGTGGAACCAGCAGGTGTGATCGTGCCATCCCTGTCCCACCGGCACGGTGAGCGTGCTCGTCCTGCGCATGGCACCACCTAAGCAGTTCCCGGAGCGAGGGACTTGGTCCGAAAGTCCCTCCTCATCTGTGACCACGCCGATCGTCGGAGCTTCGGCGCACCGTACGCCGGAGTTGGGCGATGCGGGCGGCTCCCAACGCGGCGACGGCGAGGGCACCGACCACGGCGGACAACAACATCGACACACCGAGCGGGAGCGCGCCGGACACCGAGAGGAACTGGACGGTCACCGACTCGGTGTTCTGGAGGATGAACACCAGCAGGAACACGAGCGGCAGCATCGCCACGACCGCACTCGCCCAGGCACCGCTGACCCTGGTGCGCTGCACCGCCGGTGCGCGAGGCCCCTTGTCGTTCACGCCGCGCGACGCGTCGTCGGCCGAAGTACTCATCATTCCATCGTCGGCCCGGCCGACCGCGTTCGCAGGGCGACGGCACGTTCGATGCACCCGCCGGAACACAGCGACCACGCGGTTTCGACAGCCTCGACGTCGACCCAAACCAGTCCACAGTGGAATTACCCCGCACGAGACCACCGGTTCGTGGTCCCACGACAGCGGGGCTTTCCGGCCCTCCCCCCAGCCGGGCTCCCGTCACACGGTGGTCCCATGGACGTACGAGACACGATGGGCCTCGCGCCGGTGCGCGACGAAGGCACCTGGCAGGGCCGGCTGCCCTACCTCGTGTCGGGTTCGGGTGCACGGCTGCTGTACCTGCCCGGCATCACGACGACCCATCGGTTACCCACAGGCCCCGACCGGTGGTTCCAGCTCGCCGAGATCGCCCCCTACACCCGCGCTCACGAAGTGTGGTGGGTCAACCGCGGAACTCACCTCCGCGGTGAGGTGACGCTGTCCGACCTGGCCTGCGACTACGCCGAGTTCGTCAGGGACCGCCTGGACGCACCGGTGGACGTCGTCGGCCTTTCCACCGGTGGGTCGGTGGCGCTGTGGCTGGCCGCCGAACACCCGGACGTCGTGCGGCGGCTGGTGGTCGTCTCGGCCGCGCACCGCCTCTCTCCACTCGGGCGGGCGGCACAGCGGGTGGTGGCGGAATCCGTTCGCTGCGGCAGACCACGCATCATGAGCAGCGCGATGTTCGCACCCCTTGGCGCGACCCCGCGCTCCCGGGTTCTGCTGGCGGCGCTGGGGTTCGTCCTCGGCTCCGTGGCGTTCGGCCGAGGCGACGAGGACATGGTCGCCACGCTGGAGGCCGAAGACTCCGCCGACGTGGCTCCCCGACTCGGTGACATCAAGGCGCCGACCCTGCTGGTCGCAGGCGACCACGACGGCTTCTTCGACCGGTCGCAGTACGAGCGCACCGCCGCGGCGATTCCCGGCTGCCGGCTGGTGCTCGTCCCCGGCCGTGGCCATCTGCCCACGCACACCTCGGTGGTGAGCAGGCCCGTACTGGAGTACCTCGCGGCCCGTGTGCCCACGGCGTCCCGGTGACGCCACGTCGCCGGCCGAACCGGGTCAGGTCGGGCCGGGTCAGGTCGGGCCGGTGTCGTGCGTGCCCGACAACATGATCTGGCCGGCCAGTTTCACCGCCCTGGCCACAGCGCTGTCCGCCCCGGTCACGTCCGGCAGCGTGTCGTCCGCACGCGCGGGCCGGGGTTCGAGCTGGCGCAGCAGTGACCCGAGCTCACCACCGAGCCGGTTGACGGCCGCCCCGATCACCCGGGGATCGGGGCCCGTGTCGGGTGACGTCGTGTCCGGCCGTAGCGCGGCGATGACCACCGCCGCGAGTTGCCGCGCCACGTGCTCCGCGAGGTCCCCGGTGTCGCCTGTCGTCATGTTTCCCTCCCCCGACCGTTGGTCCAAAAGCGTCCTCTGTGTGTTCGGCACGGTGAAGAGTCGAAGGTCCTGGTTCCCTACGGCGGGGCGGTGTCGGCGTCCGGCAGCGGAACCGTCCAGACCAGCCGCACAGCGCCGCCGCTGGCGTGCACGTCCACCTCACCACCGTGGTCGTCGGCCCGGCGGCGGATCTCCTCGAGCCAGGGGCTCTGCGGGGGAACGTGACCCGCCCCCTCGACGTCGATGTCGACGGTCACCGCGTCACCGACGTTGACGTCGAGCACGATCTCCGGCGTGCTGCCACGGTCGGTGGCCTGCCGGGCGAGCTGCCCGATGCCCTGCCGGGCCACGGCCTCGATGTCACGACCGAGCCGCTCGGGCACGAGAGTGTCGAGCGCTCCTCCGATGCGGACCGAAGGCACCTCCGCACCGTCCGGCGGACTCGACGCGATGTCGAGCAGCCTGCGCCGCAGACTGTCGTTTCCCGACGTGCCCAGGGAGTGCAGGTTGAAGATCGACGTGCGGATCTCCCGTACCGTCTGGTCGAGCCGCTGCACGGCGTCACGGACACGTTCGGCCGCGTAGGGGTCGCGCAGGTCCCTGAGCACGCCCTGCAGGCTCATGCCGACGGCGAACAGGCGCTGGATGACATGGTCGTGCAGGTCCTGCGCGATACGGTCCCGGTCGGCGAGCAGCGCGATGGTGCGCTCGCCCTCCTGCTTGTCGGCGAACCGCAGAGCCACCGTGGCCTGCGTGGCGAACGAGGTCACCAGCGACCTCTCGCGGCGGGAGAATCCGGTGGCGTCGCGGCCCCGCAGCGCCAACAGCACTCCCTTGACACCTTCGGCGCTGCGCAGCGGGGCCACCACCGCGGGCCCGAACGCCGTGGTGAACGATGTGGGCAGGGGTGTGTCCGCGCGGCGGAGGTCGTCGAGAACCGTCGGTTCGACGGTGCGCAGCACGTCGGTGAGCACACCACCCGCCGCGATCAGCTCACCCACCGCGAGCCGGGACACCGGTCCGGAGACCGCGCCGACGGACAACGCGCCGCCACCCTCGTCGAGCAGGACCACGGTCGCGTCGGCCCCGGACAACTCCCCGGCCACCTCGGCGAGACGCCGCAGCGACCGGTCGGGGGACGCACCGGCGAGCAGTTCCGCGTTCACCGCGGCCACGGCTTCCAGCCACCGGCCACGCACCCGGGTCTGCTCGAAGAGCCGGGCGTTCTCCACCGCCACCCCGGCCGAGGCCGCGAGCGACCGCAGCACGATCTCGTCGTCCGCGCTGAACTCGCCACCGCCGCGCTTGTTGTTGACGTACAGAGTGCCGACCGTCTCCTCCCGCACCCGTACGGGCACGGCGAGCGCCGTCCGCGACTCGGGGGCGCGGGCGTGCGGCACCTCCACCACGGTGTCGGTGTCGGTGTCGGTGTCGTGGTCGAGGTCCACGGAGACCCGTTCCGGAGGGCCGCCCTCCGAGTTGAGCACCGTCAGCATGCCGCAGCGCGCGTCCACCAGGTCGAGCGCGGCCCGCACGGTGCGCCGCAACGTGGTGTCGAACTCGAGCTGACCGCTGACCGCGAGCACCGCGTCGAGCAGCGACTGCAGGCGGTCGCTCGTGCGCGAGATCTCGGTGAGCCGGGTCTGCACTCCGGCGAGGAGCTCGTCCAGCCTGAGCCCGGCCAACCGCCCGGTGGCCGACGTGGACCGCAGCGTGTCCGGCTCCCGGCCTCCCGATTCGGCGCTACTCGGCATAACGGGCGTGTACCCGGGCGGTCGGGCGTCAATCCGCTGGTCACGCAGGCCGCCTCGAATCGCCACAAGGGGCGACCACCGGGTCTGCGGTCCGGCACCCTGCCTCAGATCCTGTTCTGCGATCCCTCAGCTACCTGCGCGCGGAGAAGGGTCAGCAGAACAGACTCTCAGCGGACGAGATGCGCGGGCTGGTGCGTCACCGACTCGATGTCGGTCACCGTGGCCTCGAGCAACTGGTGCGACAGCTCGGCCAGCGCCCTCGCGACCGCGAGCTCGTCCCCGATGGAGGGGACGTCGGTGTCGCGCGGGTTCCGTCTGGCCACACCGGCTCCCGTGAGGGCGGTGCCGTCGTCCTTCCGCAGCAGCGCCTCGGCACGGGTCTGCCCGTCCCGTTCGTCTATGACGATGTTCATCGTCCATGTCGTCGTGTGTTCCATGTCGATCGCCTCTCGCGTCGAGTGTCGCCCGCGCCCGGCCCGCCGGGGAGGGGCTTTCGTCCCGAACGCGGCGCGGACGAGCGGCCGCGGGATCCCGCCGTGAGTGGCGCGGGGCCGCACCGGGCAGCACGATGGCGGCAGGCAGGCGAGCACATCGCCCACGAGCGGCCCATGACCGGAGGACACGTTGAGCGAACACCCCACCGTGACAGCCGTCGACGCCCTGGCCGCCGAACTGCTTGACGAGGCCGAGAGCCACAGCGCGCGCCGTACCGCACGCACGCTCGTGTCGGGCAACTCGCTGCGGTCCACACTGATCGCGATGCTCACGGGCACCGAACTGGCCGAGCACGACTCACCGCAGGCCGGGACACTGCACGTGCTGGGCGGCAGCGTGCTGCTGCGCACACCGAGCAGGCAGTGGGAACTGGCGGAGGGCGACCTCGTGCCGCTGCCGCCGGAACGGCACTCGGTCTACGCGCTGACCGACGCGACGCTGCTGCTGACGGTGGCCCTGCACTGACCCACGGCGGTCATCCCCGCGCGGGTCAACAGTCACCGTCGAAGCAGAATCGCGACTCCGCCGCGTCCGTCTTCCGCACGCTGAGTGTCACCTCCCCACCCGGAGGGACGGTCTCACCGGCCCGCGGCGCCTGCCGCACCACGATCCAGTTGTCGCGGTTGAGCACGAACAGATGACCGTCGATCGGCACGGTGGTGACCTCGTCGATTCCGAGGGCCCGCAACGCCTTCACCCCGTCGCCGAGCACGACACCGTGCAGTGGTGGCATCGGCGCGGGGCGGGACGGCACGTGCTCGTCGAGGGCCACGTGCAGTGGCAGGCAGGCCCCCGAACCCAGGACGAGGATCGCGACAGCGACGACGAGAGAGTAGAACCTGCGGTGGATTGCGCGCATGACGTGACCTCCGACGAGGGAGGGGAAGGGGCACGTCCACCAGTGCGGCCCCGGGGGCCGGGGCCTGCCGGACCGTCCTTACCGGACAGTCCGGCCGTTCCACACCCTCATGGTGTCACGCTTCACCCCGCCGTGTCACCGCCCTTTCGTCAGCGCGCGAACC encodes:
- a CDS encoding VOC family protein, which translates into the protein MDRVATCLWFSTDVEEAVRFYGTVFPDLRVEDVSRNPDGSALVVEFELRGQRYLALSGGPQYRLSPAVSIYVPCADQAEVDRLWAALTDGGTELRCGWLTDAYGLTWQVVPEELPRLLTDPDPAKAERAQEALRPMQKIDIAVIRDAVASV
- a CDS encoding class I SAM-dependent methyltransferase, which gives rise to MTTTDTSAVDAERLEELLHQVVTDVGAAMTVPLALIGDRLGLFTALAKGGPMNAGQLAERTGLDARYVQEWLLAMATTGYVTHDGSTDGSSDPAQARYRMSPEQAEAFTNPESPAYVAGAFQNLTAATRILDRLTEAFRTGEGVGWHEHHEDLFLGTERFFRPSYLANLTSTWIPALTGVEDKLRTGARVADVGCGLGASTIIMAKEYPNSTFVGVDYHGPSIVLAQHRAADAGVADRVSFRTMGAADLDGSFDFITFFDCLHDMPDPVGALRAASSALADDGTVMLVEPMSWDSIEETLNPLGRLLAGASAWICLPSGLSAEPAYGLGNQAGPARTCALAREAGFGVAREAVATDFNRVYELRR
- a CDS encoding alpha/beta fold hydrolase; translation: MDVRDTMGLAPVRDEGTWQGRLPYLVSGSGARLLYLPGITTTHRLPTGPDRWFQLAEIAPYTRAHEVWWVNRGTHLRGEVTLSDLACDYAEFVRDRLDAPVDVVGLSTGGSVALWLAAEHPDVVRRLVVVSAAHRLSPLGRAAQRVVAESVRCGRPRIMSSAMFAPLGATPRSRVLLAALGFVLGSVAFGRGDEDMVATLEAEDSADVAPRLGDIKAPTLLVAGDHDGFFDRSQYERTAAAIPGCRLVLVPGRGHLPTHTSVVSRPVLEYLAARVPTASR
- a CDS encoding response regulator transcription factor, coding for MYLSLHTVRQLLSVVDAIAGITDPQRFPESCLHSMCDLLASDSVTYHVKDLHTGKAHHVEFRRLSGPPENGFRPHRVTLSVEPFPTLHATVVFSRHARPFSDVEHDVCELLREPIASMLRRVRSDHLVDPALRDGELTLREQEIVRLVALGRTNVAIAHELALSPRTVAKHLEHVYRKLRVDGRTAAVARVLG
- a CDS encoding sensor histidine kinase; the encoded protein is MPSSAESGGREPDTLRSTSATGRLAGLRLDELLAGVQTRLTEISRTSDRLQSLLDAVLAVSGQLEFDTTLRRTVRAALDLVDARCGMLTVLNSEGGPPERVSVDLDHDTDTDTDTVVEVPHARAPESRTALAVPVRVREETVGTLYVNNKRGGGEFSADDEIVLRSLAASAGVAVENARLFEQTRVRGRWLEAVAAVNAELLAGASPDRSLRRLAEVAGELSGADATVVLLDEGGGALSVGAVSGPVSRLAVGELIAAGGVLTDVLRTVEPTVLDDLRRADTPLPTSFTTAFGPAVVAPLRSAEGVKGVLLALRGRDATGFSRRERSLVTSFATQATVALRFADKQEGERTIALLADRDRIAQDLHDHVIQRLFAVGMSLQGVLRDLRDPYAAERVRDAVQRLDQTVREIRTSIFNLHSLGTSGNDSLRRRLLDIASSPPDGAEVPSVRIGGALDTLVPERLGRDIEAVARQGIGQLARQATDRGSTPEIVLDVNVGDAVTVDIDVEGAGHVPPQSPWLEEIRRRADDHGGEVDVHASGGAVRLVWTVPLPDADTAPP
- a CDS encoding DUF1876 domain-containing protein — protein: MEHTTTWTMNIVIDERDGQTRAEALLRKDDGTALTGAGVARRNPRDTDVPSIGDELAVARALAELSHQLLEATVTDIESVTHQPAHLVR
- a CDS encoding cupin domain-containing protein, whose amino-acid sequence is MSEHPTVTAVDALAAELLDEAESHSARRTARTLVSGNSLRSTLIAMLTGTELAEHDSPQAGTLHVLGGSVLLRTPSRQWELAEGDLVPLPPERHSVYALTDATLLLTVALH
- a CDS encoding LapA family protein translates to MSTSADDASRGVNDKGPRAPAVQRTRVSGAWASAVVAMLPLVFLLVFILQNTESVTVQFLSVSGALPLGVSMLLSAVVGALAVAALGAARIAQLRRTVRRSSDDRRGHR
- a CDS encoding MEDS domain-containing protein, which produces MRRTSTLTVPVGQGWHDHTCWFHAGPQSWREVLVPFFAEGVARREALLYISDKSLEELTEDLERLPDRDELSRTGQLTLMSMGPARGMAGEQLLADQMDTVRRAADDAVAAGYERLRLAAESAHPIQGRADAVRFVQSELVMDELVARTPVVLLCGYDGRYVDHRAAAALAFVHPLRQRSTFGAGSGLYADPKDIETWRVHGELDLASREVFGIALDALPVRGDLHIKLDELDFIDVGGVHALAELAERIAPRRLVLHDPPTALRRIVELSRDEFPAMRRVVAEG
- a CDS encoding PASTA domain-containing protein, with the protein product MRAIHRRFYSLVVAVAILVLGSGACLPLHVALDEHVPSRPAPMPPLHGVVLGDGVKALRALGIDEVTTVPIDGHLFVLNRDNWIVVRQAPRAGETVPPGGEVTLSVRKTDAAESRFCFDGDC